The Nitrospira tepida genome includes a window with the following:
- the nuoI gene encoding NADH-quinone oxidoreductase subunit NuoI — MMKVASVTKKILHAILFDEIWDAMKVTFKHMFHRPITFQYPREQRQIPDTHRGALALLRYDDGKERCVGCDLCEAACPSRCIKVVSAEDKSLPLQRYASEFYIDITKCVFCGYCVEACPVNALAMTKLYEFSTHDKRTLLFDKKRLYEIGEKFLEDGKKYLYAHGQEKNSDSSREYRYYFPQSVAKGTQPPPKHLT, encoded by the coding sequence ATGATGAAAGTCGCCAGTGTGACCAAGAAGATCCTCCACGCGATCCTGTTCGACGAAATCTGGGACGCCATGAAGGTGACCTTCAAGCACATGTTTCACCGGCCGATCACCTTTCAATATCCGCGCGAGCAGCGTCAGATTCCTGACACCCACCGGGGCGCGCTCGCCCTGTTGCGGTACGACGACGGCAAGGAGCGGTGCGTGGGATGCGACCTCTGCGAAGCCGCCTGTCCCTCGCGCTGCATCAAGGTGGTCAGCGCGGAAGACAAGTCCCTGCCGCTCCAGCGGTACGCCAGCGAGTTTTACATCGACATCACGAAGTGCGTCTTTTGCGGATATTGCGTCGAAGCCTGCCCCGTCAACGCCCTCGCCATGACCAAGCTCTACGAGTTTTCCACCCACGATAAACGGACGCTCTTGTTCGATAAAAAGCGGCTGTACGAGATCGGTGAAAAGTTCCTGGAAGACGGCAAGAAATATCTCTACGCCCACGGCCAGGAAAAAAACAGCGACTCGAGCCGCGAGTACCGATATTACTTTCCCCAGTCCGTGGCGAAGGGGACGCAGCCGCCGCCGAAGCACCTCACGTAA
- a CDS encoding NADH-quinone oxidoreductase subunit J family protein, giving the protein MIAVFFAYFSLVAIVAGVLTVALKNPVHCGLALLALLLHVSGLFILLNAEFLWAVQVIVYAGAILVLYLFVLMLLNLKTEERYFHAHYPYLLAPAVLGSLYLLFILFRTPFSGAKGDAPTDLTLKTGNTVAIGLKMFSDHILQFEIIGLFLTAAIVGAIVLAKTPTDAKPESQDRP; this is encoded by the coding sequence ATGATCGCGGTGTTCTTTGCCTATTTCTCGCTGGTGGCCATTGTGGCCGGCGTGTTGACGGTCGCCCTGAAGAACCCCGTCCATTGCGGCCTGGCCCTGTTGGCCCTGCTGTTGCACGTCTCCGGCCTGTTCATTCTGTTGAACGCGGAATTCCTCTGGGCGGTGCAGGTGATCGTCTACGCCGGCGCGATCCTCGTGCTCTATCTGTTCGTGCTGATGCTCCTGAACCTGAAGACCGAAGAGCGGTATTTCCATGCCCATTACCCGTACCTGTTGGCGCCGGCGGTCCTGGGCAGCCTCTACCTCCTGTTTATTTTGTTTCGCACCCCCTTCAGCGGGGCGAAGGGCGATGCGCCGACCGATCTCACGCTGAAGACCGGCAATACCGTCGCGATCGGCCTCAAGATGTTCAGCGACCACATCTTGCAGTTCGAGATTATCGGTCTGTTCCTCACGGCCGCGATCGTCGGAGCCATCGTGCTGGCGAAAACACCGACGGATGCCAAGCCGGAGAGCCAGGATCGTCCATGA
- the sugE gene encoding quaternary ammonium compound efflux SMR transporter SugE translates to MAWFYLIVAGLFEVGWAVSLKYTEGFTRLWPSALFGVSMALSIWLLALALKTIPIGTGYAVWTGIGAAGTATLGMLLFGESRDTWRMLSLLFIIAGIVGLKVSST, encoded by the coding sequence ATGGCGTGGTTCTATCTGATTGTGGCGGGATTGTTCGAGGTCGGGTGGGCGGTCTCGCTGAAATACACGGAGGGGTTCACGAGGCTGTGGCCCAGCGCGTTGTTCGGGGTGTCCATGGCCCTGAGCATTTGGTTGCTGGCGCTGGCGCTCAAGACGATTCCCATCGGAACCGGCTACGCCGTCTGGACCGGCATCGGCGCGGCCGGAACCGCGACGCTGGGCATGCTGCTCTTCGGAGAGTCGCGGGATACGTGGCGGATGCTCAGCCTCCTGTTCATCATCGCCGGGATCGTCGGGCTCAAGGTCTCGTCCACCTGA
- the nuoL gene encoding NADH-quinone oxidoreductase subunit L gives MFDWLVLLIPIFPLLAAIANGLLGSRYSHHMAARLACGSVFLSFLCAVAVFADVLGTGGSRDVVAYQWIFGGDLNINLAYLIDPLTCIMLLVVTGVGFLIHLYSVGYMHGEDGFTRFFTYMNLFMVSMLLLVMGNNYVVLFIGWEGVGLCSYLLIGYYYEKVSAAKAATKAFVVNRIGDAGFLLAIFLIFVNFKSLDYTTVLAQAGQISPEMATAIALCLLIGAVGKSAQIPLYTWLPDAMEGPTPVSALIHAATMVTAGVYMIVRNHVFYDMSPTAMTTVGIIGGSTALFAATIGLVQTDIKRVLAYSTVSQLGYMFLGCGVGAYAAAIFHLMTHAFFKALLFLSAGSVIHALHGEQDIRKMGGLHSKIPWTHRVFLIGTLAIAGMFPFAGFWSKDEIMAHAFTHHHYILYGMAALGALLTSFYMFRLTYLTFYGEPRVDHHTWEHAHESPPVMLGPLFVLAALSLVGGLPGVPPEHGWFHRFLSPVAGTGGGEHEAGAGLTIMLMGVATVIALLGWLLAHFLYTVKPGTADTWAARSPRLYAALLNKWYVDEIYDALFVEPMKRMGLVWDWFDRTVIDGIVRGVGRMTELTAAGSTWTEKYVIYGFLNIVGYANHLMARSWRKLQSGLVHHYAAIIVAGLFVIVHLVWIWWSAL, from the coding sequence ATGTTCGACTGGCTAGTTCTGCTGATTCCCATCTTCCCCCTGCTGGCAGCAATCGCCAACGGCCTGCTTGGCAGCCGGTACTCGCACCATATGGCCGCACGGCTGGCCTGCGGCTCCGTGTTCCTGTCGTTCCTCTGCGCTGTCGCCGTCTTCGCGGACGTGTTGGGCACCGGCGGTTCTCGCGACGTGGTCGCCTACCAGTGGATCTTCGGCGGGGACCTCAACATCAATCTGGCCTATCTGATCGATCCCCTGACCTGCATCATGCTGCTCGTCGTGACCGGGGTGGGCTTTCTGATCCACCTCTATTCGGTCGGCTACATGCACGGGGAGGACGGGTTCACGCGCTTCTTCACCTACATGAACCTGTTCATGGTCTCCATGTTGCTCCTCGTGATGGGGAACAACTACGTGGTGCTGTTCATCGGATGGGAAGGCGTGGGGCTCTGCTCCTACCTGTTGATCGGCTACTACTATGAGAAGGTTTCGGCCGCCAAGGCGGCCACCAAGGCCTTCGTGGTCAATCGGATCGGCGACGCGGGCTTTTTGCTGGCCATCTTCCTCATCTTCGTGAATTTCAAGTCGCTGGATTACACCACGGTGTTGGCCCAGGCCGGCCAGATCTCGCCGGAAATGGCAACGGCCATTGCCCTTTGCCTCTTGATCGGCGCGGTCGGCAAGTCCGCGCAGATTCCCCTGTACACCTGGCTGCCCGACGCGATGGAAGGCCCCACCCCGGTGAGTGCGCTCATTCACGCCGCCACCATGGTCACGGCGGGGGTCTACATGATCGTGCGCAACCACGTGTTTTACGACATGTCGCCGACCGCAATGACGACCGTGGGGATCATCGGCGGCTCGACGGCCCTCTTCGCCGCCACGATCGGCCTGGTCCAGACCGACATCAAGCGCGTGCTCGCCTATTCCACCGTAAGCCAGCTCGGGTACATGTTCCTGGGTTGTGGCGTCGGAGCCTATGCAGCCGCCATCTTTCACCTGATGACCCATGCCTTCTTCAAGGCCTTGCTGTTTCTCTCAGCCGGCTCGGTCATCCATGCCCTCCACGGAGAGCAGGATATCCGCAAGATGGGAGGGCTGCATTCGAAGATTCCCTGGACCCACCGCGTGTTTCTCATCGGCACCTTGGCGATCGCGGGAATGTTCCCTTTCGCCGGATTCTGGAGCAAGGACGAGATCATGGCCCACGCCTTCACCCATCATCATTACATCCTCTACGGGATGGCGGCCTTGGGGGCCTTGCTCACATCGTTCTACATGTTTCGCCTGACCTACCTGACGTTTTACGGAGAACCGCGCGTGGACCATCACACCTGGGAACATGCCCACGAATCGCCGCCGGTCATGCTCGGACCACTGTTCGTCCTGGCCGCCTTGTCCCTGGTCGGCGGGTTGCCCGGTGTCCCGCCGGAGCACGGGTGGTTCCATCGTTTTCTCAGCCCGGTGGCGGGCACGGGAGGGGGGGAGCACGAGGCCGGCGCCGGGCTCACGATCATGCTCATGGGCGTGGCTACGGTGATCGCCCTACTGGGCTGGCTGCTGGCCCACTTCCTCTATACGGTGAAGCCGGGCACGGCCGACACCTGGGCGGCCCGCTCGCCCCGGCTCTATGCCGCGCTGTTGAACAAGTGGTATGTCGATGAGATCTATGACGCCCTGTTCGTCGAGCCGATGAAACGGATGGGATTGGTCTGGGATTGGTTCGACCGGACCGTGATCGATGGGATCGTCCGCGGCGTCGGCCGCATGACCGAATTGACCGCGGCCGGCAGCACCTGGACCGAAAAGTATGTGATCTACGGATTTCTCAACATCGTCGGGTACGCCAACCATCTGATGGCTCGCTCCTGGCGGAAACTGCAAAGCGGCCTGGTGCACCACTATGCTGCCATCATCGTGGCCGGGTTGTTTGTGATCGTCCATCTCGTGTGGATCTGGTGGAGCGCGTTGTAA
- the nuoK gene encoding NADH-quinone oxidoreductase subunit NuoK → MIPLSAYVTVSTILFMTGVLGVLIRRNFIIVLMSVEIMLNAANINLVAFSHYLESMAGQLVALFVIAIAAGEAAIGLAIIIVVFRGKISTNVDEMNLLKW, encoded by the coding sequence ATGATTCCCCTGTCCGCCTACGTGACCGTCAGCACGATCCTGTTCATGACCGGCGTCCTCGGCGTGTTGATCCGGCGGAATTTCATCATCGTCCTGATGTCCGTCGAGATCATGCTGAACGCGGCCAATATCAACCTCGTGGCGTTTTCGCATTATCTGGAATCCATGGCGGGCCAGCTCGTCGCGCTGTTCGTCATCGCCATCGCGGCCGGAGAAGCCGCCATCGGCCTGGCGATCATCATCGTCGTGTTCCGGGGAAAAATCTCGACCAACGTGGACGAGATGAATCTGTTGAAGTGGTGA